A window from Fragaria vesca subsp. vesca linkage group LG5, FraVesHawaii_1.0, whole genome shotgun sequence encodes these proteins:
- the LOC101294563 gene encoding pentatricopeptide repeat-containing protein At3g54980, mitochondrial-like codes for MDRANSEFLEMTKRGLEPTVFTYSILMNGYFRKGDTERAFNVFDDMVDAKKIPTAYTINIIIDGLCKVGQTSMAIDLLQKFIEKGFIPGCMTYNSIIHGFTKEGVMDSALTVYREMCEAGVTPTVVTYTSLINGLCKSNKIDLAFEMWDEMKSKGLKLDVAAYSALIDGFCKRQDMKSARQLFSELLEAGLSPNTAVYTTMISGFRDVNNMEEALRLREKMINEGIPCDVKTYTALIDGLLRKGDVKFASDLFSEMISKGIIPDINIYTVLINGLCNRRQLEKARKNLESMNRKGMTASSHIYTALIVGHFKEGKLQKSFKLHDEMLDKGLVPDDITCDILINGKFKGINVLPRTSCA; via the coding sequence ATGGATCGTGCAAATAGTGAATTTTTGGAGATGACAAAAAGGGGTTTGGAACCTACTGTTTTTACCTACTCGATATTGATGAATGGGTATTTCAGGAAAGGTGATACCGAACGTGCCTTTAATGTCTTTGATGATATGGTGGATGCAAAGAAAATCCCCACAGCCTACACAATTAACATTATCATTGATGGCCTGTGCAAAGTTGGCCAGACATCTATGGCAATTGATCTTTTGCAGAAATTTATTGAGAAGGGTTTTATTCCTGGATGTATGACGTATAATAGTATTATACATGGGTTTACCAAGGAGGGTGTCATGGATTCTGCACTGACTGTTTATAGAGAAATGTGTGAAGCTGGAGTCACTCCAACTGTTGTCACTTACACCAGCCTCATTAACGGGCTATGCAAAAGCAATAAAATAGATCTTGCTTTTGAAATGTGGGATGAGATGAAAAGTAAGGGCTTGAAATTGGATGTTGCTGCATACTCTGCTCTGATAGATGGGTTTTGCAAAAGGCAAGACATGAAAAGTGCCCGCCAACTTTTCTCCGAACTTCTGGAAGCTGGTTTATCTCCAAATACAGCTGTTTATACCACCATGATTAGTGGCTTCCGGGATGTAAATAACATGGAAGAAGCTCTTCGATTACGTGAGAAAATGATAAATGAAGGCATTCCATGTGATGTGAAAACATACACTGCATTAATCGATGGACTGCTAAGAAAGGGTGATGTAAAATTTGCATCAGATCTTTTCTCAGAGATGATTTCGAAGGGAATTATACCTGATATCAACATATATACAGTTTTAATAAATGGCCTTTGTAACAGAAGGCAATTGGAGAAGGCACGTAAAAACTTGGAATCCATGAATAGAAAGGGAATGACTGCTAGTTCTCATATTTATACTGCTTTGATTGTTGGGCACTTTAAGGAGGGGAAGTTGCAAAAGTCATTTAAGTTGCATGATGAGATGCTTGACAAAGGCCTTGTACCTGATGACATTACTTGTGATATTCTTATAAATGGAAAGTTCAAAGGCATAAATGTTCTTCCGAGGACTTCATGTGCCTAG
- the LOC101304976 gene encoding pentatricopeptide repeat-containing protein At2g39230, mitochondrial-like: MKPYFHSSLLRRLSLLNPNKPLSSQPNPLPPTQTQLLTSLLSHKSDPSSALHLFKTNPSSLHSLHTVAVMLHILMPFPETHARAKTLLYSYVSGGSGPAPALLVDSLLDCAKRFEFDSVSSPVFSYLLNSYVRADRIRDAVNCLERMVEIGVCGSVECMNIVLKALFRRNMFKEAKELYGGMVGRGVGGDCATLHVMMRVCFKEGKPGEAEEYFRNARGRGIAADGELYDVAIGAACMSGDLCLGLVLLDEMREMGLVPSGRSYTGVIGACVKKGDMMEALRRKDEMVRCGVSIDLVGATSLMEGYCAQGKLDAALDLFKMIKEDGLVPNRRTYATVIGGCCKNGNMDKAYELYTQMTQMGVLPDVFIANHLGG; encoded by the exons ATGAAACCATACTTCCACTCCTCCCTCCTCCGCCGCCTCTCCCTCCTAAACCCCAACAAGCCCCTCTCCTCCCAACCAAACCCACTTCCTCCAACCCAAACCCAACTCCTCACCTCTCTCCTCTCCCACAAATCCGACCCCAGTTCCGCTCTACACCTCTTCAAAACCAACCCATCCTCTCTTCACTCCCTCCACACCGTCGCCGTCATGCTCCACATCTTAATGCCCTTCCCGGAGACTCATGCCCGCGCCAAAACCTTGCTTTACTCTTACGTTTCCGGCGGCTCCGGCCCTGCTCCGGCGCTGCTCGTCGACTCTCTGCTCGACTGCGCAAAGAGGTTTGAGTTTGATTCAGTTTCTTCGCCGGTTTTTAGTTACTTGTTGAATAGCTATGTTAGAGCCGATCGAATAAGGGATGCTGTTAACTGCTTGGAACGAATGGTGGAGATTGGGGTGTGTGGCAGTGTTGAATGTATGAACATTGTGTTGAAGGCGTTGTTTCGGAGGAATATGTTTAAGGAAGCAAAGGAGTTGTATGGTGGGATGGTTGGGAGGGGAGTTGGTGGTGATTGTGCTACATTGCATGTGATGATGCGTGTTTGTTTCAAGGAGGGGAAGCCAGGTGAGGCCGAGGAGTATTTTCGGAATGCCAGGGGGAGAGGGATTGCTGCGGATGGGGAGTTGTATGATGTGGCGATCGGGGCTGCTTGTATGAGTGGTGATTTGTGTTTGGGGTTGGTGTTGTTGGATGAGATGAGGGAGATGGGGTTGGTTCCGTCTGGGCGGAGTTATACCGGTGTGATTGGGGCTTGTGTGAAGAAGGGGGATATGATGGAGGCGTTGAGGCGCAAGGATGAGATGGTGAGGTGTGGGGTGTCGATTGATTTGGTTGGTGCTACGAGCTTGATGGAGGGGTATTGTGCGCAAGGGAAGTTGGATGCTGCTTTGGATTTGTTTAAGATGATTAAGGAGGACGGGCTTGTTCCTAACAGAAGAACGTATGCAACTGTGATAGGAGGGTGCTGTAAGAACGGGAACATGGACAAGGCATATGAGCTTTACACCCAAATGACACAGATGGGTGTTTTGCCTGATGTTTTCATTGCAAATCATTTG GGAGGGTAA